In Gossypium raimondii isolate GPD5lz chromosome 12, ASM2569854v1, whole genome shotgun sequence, a single window of DNA contains:
- the LOC105763607 gene encoding uncharacterized protein LOC105763607 isoform X1: MLQDSYRGLYSGESAQMVENSLNIHGDEILYVGDHIYTDVSQSKVHLRWRTALICRELEEEYKALIHSRGPRATVVELINQKEVVGDLFNQLRLALQCRTKGRPAQTLAATNMDDRELTESMQKLLIVMQRLQYSLLLAQLFAQHGMSKVGEEFMAGVLGHLPAILAFTAPLPNSYDRIQPNTWSGAYQCWGKENREAHCIFYYLAMCIVIGKFN; this comes from the exons ATGCTTCAAGACTCGTACAG AGGTTTGTACTCGGGGGAAAGTGCTCAGATGGTTGAGAATTCCCTAAATATCCatggagatgagattctttatGTTGGTGACCATATTTACACTGATGTAAGTCAATCCAAAGTCCATTTACGATGGCGAACTGCATTGATTTGTCGAGAATTGGAGGAAGAG TATAAGGCTTTAATACATAGTCGTGGTCCTCGTGCAACTGTGGTAGAGCTTATAAATCAAAAGGAGGTTGTAGGGGATCTCTTTAACCAACTACGGTTGGCTCTGCAATGCCGAACCAAAGGACGCCCAGCTCAG ACACTTGCTGCAACTAACATGGATGACCGAGAACTGACAGAGAGCATGCAGAAGCTGCTTATTGTTATGCAAAGGCTTCAGTACAGTCTTCTCCTTGCACAACTTTTTGCCCAG CATGGAATGTCTAAAGTTGGAGAGGAGTTCATGGCAGGGGTTTTAGGTCATCTTCCCGCAATTTTGGCATTCACAGCACCACTTCCAAATAG TTATGATCGCATACAACCTAATACATGGAGTGGAGCATATCAATGCTGGGGCAAAGAAAACAGAGAAGcacattgtattttttattaccttgcaatGTGTATAGTCATAGGCAAGTTCAACTAG
- the LOC105763607 gene encoding uncharacterized protein LOC105763607 isoform X2, with amino-acid sequence MVENSLNIHGDEILYVGDHIYTDVSQSKVHLRWRTALICRELEEEYKALIHSRGPRATVVELINQKEVVGDLFNQLRLALQCRTKGRPAQTLAATNMDDRELTESMQKLLIVMQRLQYSLLLAQLFAQHGMSKVGEEFMAGVLGHLPAILAFTAPLPNSYDRIQPNTWSGAYQCWGKENREAHCIFYYLAMCIVIGKFN; translated from the exons ATGGTTGAGAATTCCCTAAATATCCatggagatgagattctttatGTTGGTGACCATATTTACACTGATGTAAGTCAATCCAAAGTCCATTTACGATGGCGAACTGCATTGATTTGTCGAGAATTGGAGGAAGAG TATAAGGCTTTAATACATAGTCGTGGTCCTCGTGCAACTGTGGTAGAGCTTATAAATCAAAAGGAGGTTGTAGGGGATCTCTTTAACCAACTACGGTTGGCTCTGCAATGCCGAACCAAAGGACGCCCAGCTCAG ACACTTGCTGCAACTAACATGGATGACCGAGAACTGACAGAGAGCATGCAGAAGCTGCTTATTGTTATGCAAAGGCTTCAGTACAGTCTTCTCCTTGCACAACTTTTTGCCCAG CATGGAATGTCTAAAGTTGGAGAGGAGTTCATGGCAGGGGTTTTAGGTCATCTTCCCGCAATTTTGGCATTCACAGCACCACTTCCAAATAG TTATGATCGCATACAACCTAATACATGGAGTGGAGCATATCAATGCTGGGGCAAAGAAAACAGAGAAGcacattgtattttttattaccttgcaatGTGTATAGTCATAGGCAAGTTCAACTAG